The proteins below come from a single Miscanthus floridulus cultivar M001 chromosome 1, ASM1932011v1, whole genome shotgun sequence genomic window:
- the LOC136543101 gene encoding LOW QUALITY PROTEIN: protein LAZ1 homolog 1-like (The sequence of the model RefSeq protein was modified relative to this genomic sequence to represent the inferred CDS: inserted 2 bases in 1 codon) yields MIGLILMVPVYAVQSFFSLLDSNVAFICELMRDCYEAFAMYCFERYLIACLGGEESTIRFMEGRLQISESSPLLDIDYDYGIVKHPFKLSCFMRNWYLGPDFYHAVKIGIVQYMILKPICAVLAIFFELLGIYGEGKFGWKYGYPYLAVVLNFSQTWALYCLIQFYTATKEKLEPIKPLSKFLTFKSIVFLTWWQGVAVAFLFSTGLFNGHLAQRFQTRIQDYIICLQMGVAAVVHLKVFPAKPYSRGERSVRNVAVMSDYASLGAPDPEEIGGGIDSLTVLQTPATKDRRLSFSQSVRDXLGSGEIMVDDIKYTVSHVVEPMVRSFTKINKTIHQISENVKQLEKQKRKAKDDSHLIPLEPWSEEFSEAHDHVVGGSVSDSGLAKTRYNRMSYRPRRSFESRLRRWF; encoded by the exons ATGATTGGTCTGATTCTGATGGTTCCAGTATATGCTGTTCAATCA TTCTTTTCATTACTGGATTCGAATGTCGCATTCATCTGTGAACTGATGCGTGACTGTTACGAGGCATTTGCCATGTATTGTTTTGAGAGATATTTGATAGCATGCTTAG GTGGGGAGGAAAGTACCATTAGGTTTATGGAGGGTCGGCTCCAAATCAGTGAGAGCTCACCTCTGCTAGATATTGATTATGATTATGGCATTGTGAAGCATCCTTTCAAATTGAGCTGCTTTATGAGAAATTGGTACCTTGGTCCCGACTTCTACCATGCTGTGAAGATTGGTATTGTGCAATAT ATGATCCTCAAACCTATCTGTGCTGTCTTGGCAATTTTCTTTGAACTTCTTGGAATCTATGGAGAAGGAAAGTTTGGGTGGAAATACGG GTATCCATATTTGGCAGTTGTCCTAAATTTCAGCCAGACGTGGGCATTATATTGTCTTATACAGTTTTATACTGCTACCAAGGAGAAGCTGGAACCTATAAAGCCCCTGTCCAAGTTTCTTACTTTCAAATCTATTGTATTTTTGACCTGGTGGCAGGGTGTTGCTGTTGCATTTCTTTTCTCAACTGGGCTTTTTAATGGACATTTGGCACAAAGGTTTCAAACACGTATCCAGGATTACATTATATGCCTTCAG ATGGGGGTTGCGGCAGTGGTCCATTTAAAAGTGTTTCCAGCTAAACCTTACAGCCGTGGGGAAAGAAGTGTTCGCAATGTTGCTGTCATGTCTGATTATGCATCACTGGGAGCTCCAGATCCTGAAGAAATCGGAGGAGGGATTGACAGCTTAACAGTCTTGCAAACTCCTGCCACTAAAGACAGGCGGTTGAGTTTTTCTCAGAGTGTTCGTGA GTTGGGCAGCGGTGAAATC ATGGTTGATGACATCAAATATACAGTTTCCCATGTCGTGGAGCCTATGGTGCGGAGTTTTACAAAGATAAATAAGACAATTCATCAAATCTCAGAAAACGTCAAGCAGCTCGAGAAGCAAAAGAGGAAGGCAAAGGATGACAGTCATCTTATTCCCCTAGAACCATGGTCAGAGGAATTTTCAGAAGCTCATGATCATGTTGTGGGCGGTAGCGTCAGTGATAGCGGATTAGCTAAGACAAGGTACAACAGGATGTCATATAGGCCCAGGAGGTCATTCGAGTCCAGATTGCGCAGATGGTTCTAG